The Oncorhynchus masou masou isolate Uvic2021 chromosome 6, UVic_Omas_1.1, whole genome shotgun sequence genome has a window encoding:
- the LOC135542456 gene encoding N-acetyllactosaminide beta-1,3-N-acetylglucosaminyltransferase 4-like has protein sequence MRILFRVQSRSRWSLVIGTALMIGVLRLLHVNHTDGPRNTSPSDKPPQSQSAVDVFKCSRNDTVNNISSSIPPTHRNFLVYKHCRTFSRLLSPTPCQNDLFLLLAVKSTAIQVDRRSALRNTWGKKGYVQGKKVKLLFLVGKSSDTIQGYPLQQVLEWESRQFGDILQWDFDDSFFNLTLKEIHFLKWFRLECRWAHYVFKGDDDVFVHTSNLVEYVKDNKPSEQLYAGNIMSGYPVRDKQSKYFIPVEMYPNKPYPLYAGGGGYLMSNQTVLSLEVAASSIDLFPIDDVFVGLCLQKMNITLTHHSGFKTFGLKQGVTHFNPCIYRELMVVHKLNPTEMWTMWSLQQDPKLQCFRSRM, from the coding sequence ATGAGGATCCTCTTCAGAGTCCAGAGTCGCAGTAGATGGTCCCTTGTCATTGGCACTGCGTTGATGATTGGCGTCCTCAGACTATTGCACGTGAACCACACAGATGGGCCCCGGAACACTTCTCCCTCTGACAAACCACCACAGTCACAGTCCGCTGTGGATGTCTTCAAGTGCTCCCGGAATGACACCGTGAACAACATTTCATCCTCTATTCCACCTACCCACCGCAACTTCCTCGTGTACAAACACTGCAGGACATTCTCCCGCCTGCTGTCTCCGACACCTTGTCAGAATGACCTCTTTCTCCTGCTGGCCGTTAAGTCCACAGCCATCCAGGTTGATCGCAGGTCTGCACTTCGGAACACATGGGGGAAGAAGGGATATGTTCAGGGTAAGAAGGTGAAACTATTGTTCCTAGTAGGTAAATCTTCAGACACAATACAGGGTTACCCGCTGCAGCAGGTACTGGAGTGGGAGAGCAGACAGTTTGGGGATATCCTGCAGTGGGATTTTGACGACAGTTTTTTCAACCTGACCCTAAAGGAGATCCACTTCCTCAAATGGTTCCGCCTGGAGTGCCGCTGGGCACACTATGTGTTCAAAGGGGACGATGATGTTTTTGTTCACACCAGCAATCTGGTGGAATATGTTAAGGACAACAAGCCCTCCGAGCAACTGTATGCTGGGAACATCATGTCTGGCTATCCAGTCCGGGACAAACAAAGTAAATATTTCATACCAGTGGAGATGTACCCCAACAAGCCATATCCTCTATACGCTGGGGGTGGGGGCTACCTGATGTCAAATCAGACTGTGCTGAGTCTGGAAGTGGCAGCGTCCAGCATTGACCTGTTCCCCATTGATGATGTCTTTGTGGGCTTGTGCCTACAGAAGATGAACATCACGCTGACGCACCACTCTGGCTTCAAGACCTTTGGACTCAAACAGGGGGTGACACACTTCAACCCCTGCATTTACAGGGAGCTCATGGTGGTGCACAAACTGAATCCCACGGAGATGTGGACAATGTGGTCTCTACAGCAGGACCCAAAGCTGCAATGCTTTAGATCAAGGATGTGA